From the genome of Populus alba chromosome 10, ASM523922v2, whole genome shotgun sequence, one region includes:
- the LOC118059846 gene encoding uncharacterized protein, translated as MGSVSSSTVMAEKISWYCALLMALMLVLSCCEVSETELSTVGHPRFFENKPCDEIYVVREGETLNTISEKCGDPYIVEENPHIHDPDDVFPGLVIKITPFIDRYTPEDVSSQMR; from the coding sequence ATGGGTTCTGTTTCTTCATCAACTGTTATGGCAGAAAAGATCTCTTGGTACTGTGCTTTGTTGATGGCACTAATGCTAGTTTTGAGCTGCTGTGAAGTGAGCGAAACCGAATTGTCCACGGTTGGGCACCCGAGGTTTTTTGAGAACAAGCCATGCGATGAGATTTATGTGGTTCGAGAAGGTGAGACTTTAAACACTATTAGTGAGAAATGTGGGGATCCTTATATTGTTGAGGAAAATCCACACATCCATGACCCGGATGATGTTTTCCCTGGCCTGGTCATCAAGATTACTCCTTTCATCGATAGGTATACTCCAGAGGATGTATCATCTCAGATGAGATAG
- the LOC118059847 gene encoding histone H2B-like yields the protein MAPKAEKKPAEKKPAAAAEKAPAEKKPRAEKKIPKEGAIDKKKKRAKKNVETYKIYIFKVLKQVHPDIGISSKAMGIMNSFINDIFEKLAQESSRLARYNKKPTITSREIQTAVRLVLPGELAKHAVSEGTKAVTKFTSS from the coding sequence ATGGCTCCTAAGGCAGAGAAGAAGCCGGCTGAGAAAAAGCCAGCTGCAGCAGCAGAGAAAGCCCCAGCGGAGAAGAAGCCAAGAGCAGAGAAGAAGATACCCAAAGAAGGAGCGattgacaagaagaagaagagggcaAAGAAGAATGTCGAGACCTACAAGATCTATATCTTTAAGGTCCTGAAACAGGTCCATCCTGACATTGGGATCTCCAGCAAGGCAATGGGTATCATGAACAGTTTTATCAACGATATCTTTGAGAAACTCGCTCAAGAGTCATCGAGGCTTGCAAGGTACAACAAGAAGCCTACCATTACTTCTCGGGAGATCCAGACAGCTGTCAGACTGGTTTTGCCTGGAGAGCTTGCGAAACATGCTGTCTCTGAAGGGACCAAGGCTGTTACCAAGTTCACAAGCTCTTAG
- the LOC118059845 gene encoding probable histone H2B.3, which produces MAPKAAEKKPAEKKPAAAAEKAPAEKKPRAEKKIPKEGAIDKKKKRSKKNVETYKIYIFKVLKQVHPDIGISSKAMGIMNSFINDIFEKLAQESSRLARYNKKPTITSREIQTAVRLVLPGELAKHAVSEGTKAVTKFTSS; this is translated from the coding sequence ATGGCTCCGAAGGCCGCAGAGAAGAAGCCAGCTGAGAAAAAGCCAGCGGCAGCAGCAGAGAAAGCCCCAGCGGAGAAGAAGCCAAGAGCAGAGAAGAAGATACCCAAAGAAGGGGCGattgacaagaagaagaagaggtcaAAGAAGAACGTCGAGACCTACAAGATCTATATCTTTAAGGTCCTGAAACAGGTCCATCCTGACATTGGGATCTCCAGCAAGGCAATGGGTATCATGAACAGTTTTATCAACGATATCTTTGAGAAACTCGCTCAAGAGTCATCGAGGCTTGCAAGGTACAACAAGAAGCCTACCATTACTTCCCGGGAGATCCAGACAGCTGTCAGACTGGTTTTGCCTGGAGAGCTTGCGAAACATGCTGTCTCTGAAGGGACCAAGGCTGTTACCAAGTTTACCAGCTCGTAG
- the LOC118059844 gene encoding uncharacterized protein isoform X2 — protein MATIGLNSISFRSRNPRNPFTSKQLFPTEYPKCTLRASADSAPKAKFIARRRESVSVRQLGRPLMEYMSLPASQYSVLDAERIERVDDNTFRCYVYRFKFFAFEVCPVLLVRVEEQPNGCCIKLLSCKLEGSPIVVAQNEKFDASMVNQISCSSNSSNSTMQRLTSDAVIEVSIEVPSAIRAIPAEAIESTGAQILQQILGLMLPRFMAQLVKDYQAWASGDTSRQPLGTEH, from the exons ATGGCAACAATAGGCctaaattcaatttctttcagaTCCAGAAACCCTAGAAATCCCTTCACTTCCAAACAACTCTTTCCAACTGAATATCCAAAATGCACGCTTCGTGCTTCGGCTGATTCCGCCCCGAAAGCGAAATTCATTGCTAGACGTAGAGAGTCCGTTTCGGTCCGGCAACTCGGGCGCCCTCTAA TGGAGTATATGAGTTTGCCAGCGAGTCAGTACTCAGTGTTGGATGCGGAAAGGATAGAGAGGGTAGACGACAACACGTTTAGGTGTTACGTGTATAGGTTCAAGTTTTTTGCGTTTGAGGTTTGTCCTGTTTTGCTTGTTAGAGTTGAAGAGCAGCCTAATGGTTGTTGCATTAAGCTGTTGTCCTGTAAG CTTGAAGGTTCGCCGATTGTCGTTGCGCAGAATGAGAAGTTTGACG CTTCTATGGTGAACCAAATTTCATGCAGTAGCAACTCAAGCAACTCTACAATGCAACGACTTACTTCAGATGCAGTCATTGAG GTTAGCATCGAGGTTCCTTCTGCAATTAGAGCCATTCCAGCTGAAGCGATAGAATCGACTGGTGCCCAAATCCTTCAACAAATACTTGGGCTTATGCTTCCCCGCTTTATGGCACAG CTTGTAAAGGACTATCAAGCATGGGCCTCTGGTGACACATCAAGGCAGCCTCTTGGAACTG AGCATTGA
- the LOC118059844 gene encoding uncharacterized protein isoform X1, which yields MATIGLNSISFRSRNPRNPFTSKQLFPTEYPKCTLRASADSAPKAKFIARRRESVSVRQLGRPLMEYMSLPASQYSVLDAERIERVDDNTFRCYVYRFKFFAFEVCPVLLVRVEEQPNGCCIKLLSCKLEGSPIVVAQNEKFDASMVNQISCSSNSSNSTMQRLTSDAVIEVSIEVPSAIRAIPAEAIESTGAQILQQILGLMLPRFMAQLVKDYQAWASGDTSRQPLGTGEI from the exons ATGGCAACAATAGGCctaaattcaatttctttcagaTCCAGAAACCCTAGAAATCCCTTCACTTCCAAACAACTCTTTCCAACTGAATATCCAAAATGCACGCTTCGTGCTTCGGCTGATTCCGCCCCGAAAGCGAAATTCATTGCTAGACGTAGAGAGTCCGTTTCGGTCCGGCAACTCGGGCGCCCTCTAA TGGAGTATATGAGTTTGCCAGCGAGTCAGTACTCAGTGTTGGATGCGGAAAGGATAGAGAGGGTAGACGACAACACGTTTAGGTGTTACGTGTATAGGTTCAAGTTTTTTGCGTTTGAGGTTTGTCCTGTTTTGCTTGTTAGAGTTGAAGAGCAGCCTAATGGTTGTTGCATTAAGCTGTTGTCCTGTAAG CTTGAAGGTTCGCCGATTGTCGTTGCGCAGAATGAGAAGTTTGACG CTTCTATGGTGAACCAAATTTCATGCAGTAGCAACTCAAGCAACTCTACAATGCAACGACTTACTTCAGATGCAGTCATTGAG GTTAGCATCGAGGTTCCTTCTGCAATTAGAGCCATTCCAGCTGAAGCGATAGAATCGACTGGTGCCCAAATCCTTCAACAAATACTTGGGCTTATGCTTCCCCGCTTTATGGCACAG CTTGTAAAGGACTATCAAGCATGGGCCTCTGGTGACACATCAAGGCAGCCTCTTGGAACTGGTGAGATTTGA